A stretch of Paracoccus sp. MA DNA encodes these proteins:
- a CDS encoding TIM barrel protein, with the protein MTRLSAHIGYLYADVPLADRLAAAARDGFTAVEHPGPYEIPAAEMRRRLDDLGLGFSQITSGMGREGEKGLACLKGREAEFRAGFDRALDYAQAIGCPYLHPMAGVVTGGWLDAGEVYRTNLGWALEHCEGTGVRLLVEAITIPGYYMGTLRAAAELQDAFARRFDLLFDSYHAAVLGEDPAAWVAANVDRIGHVHIADHPGRHEPGTGRIDFSALLSALAGAGYGGAIGFEYIPSIPMAESARFLSRWKRLLPGASSLSTGVTQ; encoded by the coding sequence ATGACCCGGCTTTCGGCCCATATCGGCTATCTCTACGCCGATGTGCCGCTGGCCGATCGGCTGGCGGCGGCCGCCCGCGACGGCTTCACCGCCGTCGAGCATCCGGGGCCTTACGAGATTCCGGCGGCCGAAATGCGCAGGCGGCTCGACGATCTGGGCCTGGGCTTCTCGCAGATCACCTCGGGGATGGGGCGCGAGGGCGAAAAGGGTCTTGCCTGCCTGAAGGGGCGAGAGGCCGAGTTCCGTGCCGGTTTCGACCGGGCGCTGGATTACGCGCAGGCCATCGGCTGCCCCTATCTCCACCCGATGGCAGGCGTTGTCACAGGGGGCTGGCTGGATGCGGGCGAGGTCTATCGCACCAATCTCGGCTGGGCGCTGGAGCACTGCGAAGGCACCGGCGTGCGCCTGCTGGTCGAGGCGATCACCATCCCCGGCTATTACATGGGCACGCTGCGGGCGGCGGCGGAATTGCAGGATGCCTTTGCCCGCCGCTTCGACCTGCTCTTCGACAGCTATCACGCCGCCGTCCTGGGCGAGGATCCGGCGGCGTGGGTTGCGGCCAATGTCGACCGCATCGGCCATGTCCATATCGCCGATCATCCCGGGCGGCACGAGCCCGGCACGGGGCGCATCGACTTTTCGGCTCTGCTTTCGGCGCTGGCCGGCGCCGGCTACGGCGGCGCCATCGGCTTTGAATACATCCCCAGCATCCCCATGGCGGAAAGCGCGCGCTTTCTGTCCCGCTGGAAGCGCCTCCTCCCCGGCGCTTCCAGCCTTTCAACAGGAGTCACCCAATGA
- a CDS encoding AbrB family transcriptional regulator: MPAMLPLAGRKVLTLLLGLGGVAAFWLLGLPLPFLFGPMTACLVAALLRAPLTGPGRISVAARTVLGVAIGASVTPEVIQRLPSMLASVALVPVYIVAIGLVGVPFFRRICGFDPITAFYAAMPGGAADMTIFGQEAGANVRQLSLVHVTRLMVILVLVPFLLVHLYGVGLGNPVGPPATDLPLSELATMLAAAILGWKAAERAGLFGAAILGPLIVAAILSLAGFLHMRPPREALWAAQFFIGLGIGIGYAGVTLREFRDTVMGSAAFVLILAALAAIVTETVTLTGIAPPVEGFLAFAPGGQAEMSMLAIIAGADLGFVVIHHLTRILLVILGAPLVARWLIRVPDERKPS, from the coding sequence ATGCCCGCCATGCTGCCCCTGGCTGGCCGGAAAGTGCTGACCCTTCTGCTGGGTCTGGGCGGAGTGGCGGCGTTCTGGCTGCTGGGGCTGCCGCTGCCTTTCCTGTTCGGACCGATGACGGCCTGCCTGGTCGCCGCGCTGCTGCGTGCGCCCCTGACCGGGCCGGGACGGATCTCGGTCGCGGCCCGCACGGTGCTCGGGGTCGCGATCGGCGCATCGGTGACGCCCGAGGTCATCCAGCGATTGCCCTCGATGCTGGCCTCGGTGGCGCTGGTGCCGGTCTATATCGTCGCCATCGGCCTTGTCGGGGTGCCCTTCTTTCGCCGGATCTGCGGTTTCGATCCGATAACGGCCTTCTATGCGGCGATGCCGGGCGGTGCGGCCGACATGACCATCTTCGGCCAGGAGGCCGGCGCCAATGTCCGGCAGCTGTCCCTGGTCCATGTCACCCGGCTGATGGTGATCCTGGTGCTGGTGCCGTTCCTGCTGGTCCATCTTTACGGTGTCGGCCTGGGCAATCCGGTCGGCCCGCCCGCGACCGACCTGCCTCTTTCCGAGCTGGCGACGATGCTGGCCGCGGCCATCCTGGGCTGGAAGGCGGCCGAGCGCGCCGGGCTTTTCGGCGCGGCCATCCTCGGGCCGCTGATCGTCGCCGCGATCCTGTCGCTGGCCGGATTCCTGCACATGCGCCCGCCGCGCGAGGCGCTTTGGGCCGCGCAATTCTTCATCGGGCTGGGCATCGGCATCGGCTATGCCGGCGTCACCCTGCGCGAGTTTCGCGACACCGTCATGGGCAGCGCGGCCTTCGTGCTGATCCTCGCCGCCCTGGCCGCGATCGTGACCGAGACCGTGACGCTGACCGGCATCGCCCCGCCGGTCGAGGGATTCCTGGCCTTTGCCCCCGGCGGCCAGGCCGAGATGTCGATGCTGGCGATCATTGCCGGCGCCGACCTGGGCTTTGTCGTCATCCACCACCTCACCCGCATCCTGCTGGTCATCCTGGGCGCGCCGCTGGTCGCCCGCTGGCTGATCCGCGTGCCGGACGAAAGGAAACCCTCATGA
- a CDS encoding NAD-dependent succinate-semialdehyde dehydrogenase, which yields MSTITSVNPTTGQPIQSYDLQDAAAVEAALDAAARAQREWRLVPVAERVTLLTRMAQVLRADKTRYAEMITREMGKPIAESEAEIEKCAYNCDFYAEHAPQYLADEPVPSNATESVVEFDPLGVVLAIMPWNYPFWQYFRFAAPALAAGNGAILKHANNVPECALAVQEVMEKAGAPKGLTATLLIDNSQVAGIIADDRIAAVTLTGSTEVGAIVAAQAGRALKKQVLELGGSDPFIVLADADLEAAAETAVKARYINVGQSCVNAKRFIVEESVADRFVELFVQKAADLKIGDPMERDTKIGPMARGNLLATLHDQVQRSVAEGAVLKLGGAPVEGDGFYYPPTVLDHVKPGMVAFVEETFGPVAAIVRARDADHAIAMANDSEYGLGCALWSGDAARARELARRIDAGAVFVNGMTASDPRYPFGGIKRSGYGRELGVYGIREFVNIKTVWIGPAK from the coding sequence ATGAGCACGATCACCTCTGTCAACCCAACGACCGGCCAGCCGATCCAGAGCTACGATTTGCAGGACGCCGCCGCCGTCGAGGCCGCGCTGGACGCAGCCGCGCGGGCGCAACGCGAATGGCGCCTTGTCCCCGTGGCCGAGCGCGTCACCCTGCTGACCCGCATGGCGCAGGTGCTGCGGGCAGACAAGACGCGCTATGCCGAGATGATCACCCGCGAAATGGGCAAGCCCATCGCGGAATCCGAGGCCGAGATCGAGAAATGCGCCTATAACTGCGATTTCTACGCCGAGCACGCGCCGCAATACCTGGCGGACGAGCCTGTGCCCTCGAATGCCACCGAAAGCGTGGTCGAATTCGACCCGCTGGGCGTGGTGCTGGCGATCATGCCCTGGAACTATCCGTTCTGGCAGTATTTCCGCTTTGCCGCCCCGGCGCTGGCCGCCGGCAACGGCGCCATCCTGAAGCATGCCAACAACGTGCCGGAATGCGCGCTGGCGGTGCAGGAGGTGATGGAGAAGGCCGGCGCGCCCAAGGGCCTGACCGCGACGCTGCTCATCGACAATTCGCAGGTCGCCGGCATCATCGCCGACGACCGCATCGCCGCCGTGACCCTGACCGGCTCGACCGAGGTCGGGGCCATCGTTGCCGCACAGGCAGGCCGCGCGCTGAAGAAGCAGGTGCTGGAACTGGGCGGCTCGGACCCGTTCATCGTGCTGGCCGATGCCGATCTGGAGGCCGCCGCCGAAACGGCCGTGAAGGCGCGCTACATCAATGTCGGGCAAAGCTGCGTCAACGCCAAGCGGTTCATCGTCGAGGAAAGCGTCGCCGACCGCTTCGTCGAGCTGTTCGTGCAGAAGGCGGCTGACCTGAAAATCGGCGATCCGATGGAGCGGGATACGAAAATCGGTCCCATGGCGCGCGGCAACCTGCTGGCCACCTTGCACGACCAGGTGCAGCGTTCGGTCGCCGAAGGCGCTGTGCTGAAGCTGGGCGGTGCGCCGGTCGAAGGTGACGGCTTCTATTATCCGCCGACCGTTCTGGATCATGTGAAACCCGGCATGGTCGCCTTCGTCGAGGAAACCTTCGGCCCGGTCGCCGCCATCGTGCGCGCCAGGGATGCCGACCACGCCATCGCCATGGCCAATGACAGCGAATACGGCCTTGGCTGTGCGTTGTGGTCTGGCGACGCCGCCCGCGCCCGCGAGCTGGCGCGGCGCATCGACGCCGGGGCGGTCTTCGTCAACGGCATGACCGCCTCGGACCCGCGCTATCCGTTCGGCGGCATCAAGCGTTCGGGCTACGGCCGCGAGCTTGGCGTCTACGGCATCCGCGAATTCGTCAACATCAAGACCGTCTGGATCGGTCCCGCAAAGTGA
- a CDS encoding putative quinol monooxygenase: MSHVLEVAEISVTEPAAFEQAVAAARPHFLAAEGCLGLALRRVVEAPDTYRLLVKWRSVEDHMVTFRASEGFQKWRELASPFFAKPPVVTHSTEVELG, translated from the coding sequence ATGTCCCATGTCCTTGAGGTGGCGGAGATTTCCGTGACCGAGCCCGCCGCATTCGAGCAAGCCGTTGCAGCCGCCCGCCCGCATTTCCTTGCCGCCGAGGGCTGTCTGGGTCTTGCACTGCGCCGCGTCGTCGAGGCGCCCGACACCTATCGCCTGCTGGTGAAATGGCGCAGCGTCGAGGATCACATGGTCACTTTCCGCGCCTCGGAAGGGTTCCAGAAATGGCGCGAACTGGCCTCGCCCTTCTTCGCGAAGCCGCCGGTCGTCACCCATTCCACAGAAGTCGAACTGGGCTGA
- a CDS encoding isocitrate/isopropylmalate dehydrogenase family protein, with product MRLLVLPGDGIGPEITQATLRVLDAADRRFGLGLQIEQADIGLKSLAEQGTTLSDAVMERIPQMDGVILGPVSHYDYPTRDKGGINPSGELRVKFELFANVRPCKSRPDLTVLRKPMDLIIVRENTEGFYSDRNMFAGTGEFMPDPDMALSVRKITARASRNVAKAAFELARGRRKKVTAVHKANVVKLSDGLFLREVRKVAADYPDVALEELIVDATAALLIRKPDAFDVIVTTNMFGDILSDEASELCGSLGLGGSINQGADVCVAQAQHGSAPDIQGQGKANPTSLILSAAMLLDHLGSKHGKPVLNQAARAIEAAVEVTLDRPESRTADLGGPLGTAAFTDAVVAALA from the coding sequence GTGCGCCTTCTGGTTCTGCCCGGAGACGGGATCGGCCCTGAAATCACTCAAGCCACCCTGCGCGTGCTGGATGCGGCCGACCGCCGTTTCGGCCTGGGGCTGCAGATCGAACAGGCCGATATCGGCCTGAAATCGCTGGCCGAGCAGGGCACCACGCTGTCCGATGCGGTGATGGAGCGCATCCCGCAGATGGACGGCGTCATCCTGGGCCCGGTTTCGCATTACGACTATCCGACACGCGACAAGGGCGGCATCAACCCCTCGGGCGAGTTGCGGGTCAAGTTCGAGCTTTTCGCCAATGTCCGGCCCTGCAAGTCGCGGCCCGACCTGACGGTGCTGCGTAAGCCGATGGACCTGATCATCGTGCGCGAGAACACCGAGGGGTTCTATTCCGACCGCAACATGTTCGCCGGAACCGGCGAGTTCATGCCCGACCCGGACATGGCGCTGTCGGTCCGCAAGATCACCGCGCGTGCTTCGCGCAATGTCGCGAAAGCCGCCTTCGAACTGGCGCGCGGCCGCCGCAAGAAGGTGACGGCGGTGCACAAGGCCAATGTGGTGAAGCTGTCGGACGGCCTGTTCCTGCGCGAGGTGCGCAAGGTCGCCGCGGACTATCCGGACGTCGCACTTGAGGAGCTGATCGTCGACGCGACGGCCGCGCTGCTGATCCGCAAGCCCGATGCCTTCGACGTGATCGTCACCACCAACATGTTCGGCGACATCCTGTCGGACGAGGCGTCCGAACTGTGCGGCAGCCTGGGCCTGGGCGGCTCGATCAACCAGGGCGCCGATGTCTGCGTGGCGCAGGCGCAGCACGGCTCGGCGCCCGACATTCAGGGCCAGGGCAAGGCGAATCCGACTTCGCTGATCCTGTCGGCAGCGATGCTTCTGGATCACCTGGGCAGCAAGCACGGCAAGCCGGTGCTGAACCAGGCCGCCCGCGCCATCGAGGCCGCCGTCGAAGTCACACTGGACCGGCCCGAGAGCCGCACCGCCGATCTGGGCGGGCCGCTGGGCACTGCGGCCTTCACCGACGCGGTCGTCGCCGCGCTGGCCTGA
- a CDS encoding tripartite tricarboxylate transporter TctB family protein: protein MKRLLRPHNAELVPGVFCLGLGAYMLLDVWSKPGIATKAAVGPGLFPAIIGAGLAAVGAKLCHEAWRRRGQLEPFRELDLRAAFQGAIAFLVMILTLEWLGWVIAGSLMYATVAHAFGERRIGRSLALGLALTIVTWGLFDRVLDLALPVGTVVEQVLTHFGYEI, encoded by the coding sequence ATGAAACGCTTGCTGCGTCCTCACAATGCCGAGCTGGTGCCGGGGGTCTTCTGCCTTGGCCTGGGCGCCTACATGCTGCTGGATGTCTGGTCGAAGCCCGGCATCGCCACCAAGGCTGCCGTCGGGCCGGGGCTGTTTCCGGCCATCATCGGCGCCGGGCTGGCGGCGGTCGGCGCCAAGCTTTGCCACGAGGCATGGCGCCGCCGGGGCCAGCTCGAACCTTTCCGCGAACTGGACCTGCGCGCGGCCTTCCAGGGCGCCATCGCCTTTCTGGTGATGATCCTGACGCTGGAATGGCTGGGCTGGGTCATCGCCGGGTCGCTGATGTATGCGACCGTCGCCCATGCCTTCGGCGAGCGCCGCATCGGCCGCTCGCTGGCGCTGGGACTGGCGTTGACCATCGTGACTTGGGGGCTCTTCGACCGCGTGCTGGATCTGGCGCTGCCGGTCGGCACCGTGGTCGAGCAGGTGCTGACCCATTTCGGCTACGAGATCTGA
- a CDS encoding tripartite tricarboxylate transporter substrate binding protein — protein sequence MTRITRRAFAVLMAGALSVASLAPAQADALLPSLELLAPSSPGSGYDQLARAVQGVLQARGTVPAVEVTNVAGGGGTVGLAQFVTSRPRKPSALIVGFALVGGVLSTKSAVTLEDVTPIARLMGDVDAIVVPAKSDIKTLDDLIAKLKSDPGAVSWAGGSIGGVDHITAGLFAKTVGVDPTAINYVVHAGGGEVLASVLGGHATVGISGYEEFRAQVENGDLRALAVSGEERIDGVDVPTFKEAGVDLAVQNWRGIVANPKAKDADREALKAAIDDMVKSPEWAEALKARGWIDSYQPAEEFDAFLQSETDRIGQALKDAGVL from the coding sequence ATGACCAGGATCACCCGTCGCGCCTTTGCCGTGCTGATGGCCGGCGCGCTGAGCGTCGCAAGCCTTGCCCCGGCGCAGGCCGACGCACTGCTGCCCTCGCTGGAGCTGCTGGCCCCGTCCAGCCCCGGCTCGGGCTATGACCAGCTGGCCCGCGCCGTGCAGGGCGTCTTGCAGGCCCGCGGCACCGTGCCGGCGGTCGAGGTGACGAATGTCGCCGGCGGCGGCGGCACCGTGGGGCTGGCGCAATTCGTGACCTCGCGGCCCAGGAAGCCCTCGGCCCTGATCGTGGGCTTTGCGCTGGTCGGCGGCGTGCTTTCGACCAAGTCGGCGGTGACGCTGGAGGACGTGACGCCCATCGCCCGGCTGATGGGCGACGTCGATGCCATCGTCGTGCCGGCCAAGTCCGATATCAAGACGCTGGACGACCTGATCGCGAAGCTGAAATCCGATCCGGGCGCGGTGTCCTGGGCGGGCGGGTCCATCGGCGGGGTCGATCACATCACGGCGGGGCTGTTTGCCAAGACCGTGGGCGTCGATCCGACCGCGATCAATTACGTCGTCCATGCCGGCGGCGGCGAGGTTCTGGCCTCGGTCCTCGGCGGCCATGCCACGGTCGGGATTTCGGGGTATGAGGAGTTCCGCGCCCAGGTCGAGAATGGCGATCTGCGCGCTCTGGCGGTCTCGGGCGAGGAACGCATCGACGGCGTGGACGTGCCGACCTTCAAGGAGGCCGGGGTCGATCTGGCGGTGCAGAACTGGCGCGGGATCGTCGCCAATCCCAAGGCGAAGGATGCCGACCGCGAGGCGCTGAAAGCCGCCATCGACGACATGGTGAAATCCCCGGAATGGGCCGAGGCGCTGAAAGCCCGCGGCTGGATCGACAGCTATCAGCCGGCCGAGGAATTCGATGCCTTCCTGCAATCCGAGACCGACCGCATCGGCCAGGCCCTGAAGGACGCGGGCGTCCTGTGA
- a CDS encoding tripartite tricarboxylate transporter permease — protein MDTFSALMHGFSVATTIGNLGWCLLGVVLGTAIGVLPGIGPALTVALLLPVTYGMEPASAFIMFAGIYYGAMYGGSTTSILLNTPGESASIVTALDGHAMARQGRGAQALATAAIGSFVAGTIATAALTFVAPLMVKLALLFGPADYFALMVLALTTVTAVLGDSLSRGLASLLFGLALGLVGIDLQTGQARFTLGIPELLDGIDVVVVAVGLFAVGETLYTLARHRYENEEIYALKGSKWMDREDWRRSWKPWLRGTALGFPIGALPAGGSEIPTFLSYLTEKRLSKKPEEFGKGAIEAVAGPEAANNASAAGVLAPLLALGLPTSATAAIMLAAFQQYGIQPGPTLFDKQPELVWGLIASLYIGNLMLLVLNLPLAGVWVKVLAVPRPWLYAGILLFATMGAYTLNNNITDVVLLWIIGIIGFGMRCYDIPIAPCIVGLILGPLAEQQFRRALTISQGDATVFFTQPLSLSLLMIAAALVVLPMILRQRSKP, from the coding sequence ATGGACACGTTTTCCGCATTGATGCACGGCTTTTCGGTTGCGACCACCATAGGCAACCTGGGCTGGTGCCTTCTGGGCGTGGTGCTGGGCACCGCCATCGGCGTGCTGCCCGGCATCGGCCCGGCGCTGACCGTGGCGCTGCTGCTGCCGGTGACCTACGGGATGGAGCCCGCCTCGGCCTTCATCATGTTCGCCGGCATCTATTACGGGGCGATGTATGGCGGATCGACCACCTCGATCCTGCTGAACACGCCGGGCGAAAGCGCCTCCATCGTCACCGCGCTGGACGGGCACGCCATGGCCCGGCAGGGACGCGGCGCGCAGGCCCTGGCGACGGCGGCCATCGGGTCCTTCGTCGCGGGCACCATCGCCACAGCCGCGCTGACCTTCGTCGCGCCGCTGATGGTCAAGCTGGCGCTGCTGTTCGGCCCGGCGGACTATTTTGCGCTGATGGTGCTGGCGCTGACCACGGTGACGGCGGTGCTGGGCGACTCGCTCTCGCGCGGGCTCGCCAGCCTGCTGTTCGGCCTGGCGCTGGGCCTTGTGGGCATCGACCTGCAGACCGGGCAGGCGCGCTTCACGCTGGGCATCCCCGAGCTGCTGGACGGCATCGACGTGGTCGTGGTCGCGGTGGGCCTGTTCGCCGTGGGCGAGACGCTCTACACGCTGGCCCGCCACCGCTACGAGAACGAGGAAATCTACGCCCTCAAGGGCTCGAAATGGATGGACCGCGAGGACTGGCGGCGGTCCTGGAAGCCCTGGCTGCGGGGCACCGCGCTGGGCTTCCCCATCGGCGCGCTGCCGGCCGGCGGCTCGGAAATCCCGACCTTCCTGTCCTACCTGACCGAAAAGCGGCTGTCGAAAAAACCCGAGGAATTCGGCAAGGGCGCCATCGAGGCCGTCGCCGGTCCCGAGGCCGCCAACAACGCCTCGGCCGCAGGTGTCCTGGCGCCGCTACTGGCGCTTGGCCTGCCGACCTCGGCCACGGCGGCGATCATGCTGGCGGCTTTCCAGCAATACGGCATCCAGCCCGGCCCGACGCTGTTCGACAAGCAGCCAGAACTGGTCTGGGGCCTGATCGCGAGCCTTTATATCGGCAACCTGATGCTTCTGGTGCTGAACCTGCCGCTGGCCGGGGTCTGGGTGAAGGTTCTGGCCGTGCCGCGGCCCTGGCTCTATGCCGGCATCCTGCTGTTTGCCACCATGGGCGCCTATACGCTGAACAACAACATCACCGATGTGGTGCTGCTCTGGATCATCGGCATCATCGGCTTCGGGATGCGTTGCTATGACATCCCCATCGCGCCCTGCATCGTCGGCCTGATCCTTGGCCCGCTGGCCGAGCAGCAGTTCCGCCGCGCGCTGACCATCAGCCAGGGCGACGCCACGGTCTTCTTCACGCAGCCCCTGTCGCTGTCCCTGCTGATGATCGCTGCGGCTCTTGTCGTCCTTCCCATGATCCTGCGCCAAAGGAGCAAGCCATGA
- a CDS encoding cupin domain-containing protein yields MAEPAILRPSELKTNDRGGGARTTPLVTRRCGSTSMINGITHFDPGAAIGLHMHNCEESVMVIEGEAVVEIDGTRHHLGTFDTTWVPANVPHRFLNETDRPMKIFWTYATVDATRTMIATGETRSIDAEHGHAKA; encoded by the coding sequence ATGGCTGAACCCGCCATCCTTCGTCCGTCCGAACTGAAGACCAATGACCGCGGCGGCGGCGCGCGGACGACGCCGCTGGTCACGCGCCGCTGCGGCTCGACCAGCATGATCAACGGCATCACCCATTTCGACCCCGGCGCCGCCATCGGGCTGCACATGCACAATTGCGAGGAAAGCGTGATGGTGATCGAGGGCGAGGCGGTGGTCGAGATCGACGGCACCCGCCACCACCTGGGCACCTTCGACACCACCTGGGTGCCCGCGAACGTGCCGCATCGCTTCCTGAACGAAACCGACCGGCCGATGAAGATCTTCTGGACCTATGCCACGGTGGACGCGACCCGCACCATGATCGCCACCGGCGAGACGCGCAGCATCGATGCCGAACACGGCCACGCCAAGGCGTGA
- a CDS encoding Ldh family oxidoreductase → MTQLFTAEALTDYARAMFLAAGLREADAALVAGDLVKANLRGVDSHGVSRIPMYLERLRRGLVNPRPAIHVSKVAGAVAHVDGDNGMGFIASDVAMNTACDLAGEMGIGLAGVHRSTHFGMGACYALRAIERGYISLIFTNSSPAIPMWGGRTTFLGASPIAAGIPGGKHPPYVMDMAMTVIARGKIRLAAMKGDPIPPGLALDVDGNPTTDAAKAFEGVCLPFGGVKGSVLGTLMDLLSGVFTGANFGGNVKSLYFDHSEPQNVGHLFLAIRPDLFMALTDFQARMDTFYERIKALPRAAGVDEIMLPGEPEQRREDQRRRDGIPVTDNVIADLTAEGARLGVVFPSALAA, encoded by the coding sequence ATGACGCAGCTTTTCACCGCCGAGGCGCTGACCGATTATGCCCGGGCCATGTTCCTCGCCGCCGGGCTGCGCGAGGCCGATGCCGCCCTGGTCGCGGGCGATCTGGTCAAGGCCAACCTGCGCGGGGTGGACAGCCACGGCGTCAGCCGCATCCCGATGTATCTGGAGCGGCTGCGGCGCGGACTCGTCAACCCGCGCCCCGCGATTCACGTCAGCAAGGTCGCCGGGGCGGTCGCCCATGTCGATGGCGACAACGGCATGGGCTTCATCGCCTCGGACGTGGCGATGAACACGGCCTGCGATCTGGCGGGCGAGATGGGAATCGGCCTCGCCGGCGTGCATCGCTCGACCCATTTCGGCATGGGGGCCTGCTATGCGCTGCGGGCGATCGAACGCGGCTATATCTCGCTGATCTTCACCAATTCCTCGCCGGCGATCCCGATGTGGGGCGGGCGGACCACCTTCCTGGGCGCTAGCCCCATCGCGGCGGGCATCCCGGGCGGCAAGCATCCGCCCTATGTCATGGACATGGCGATGACCGTCATCGCGCGCGGCAAGATCCGGCTGGCGGCGATGAAGGGCGACCCGATCCCGCCCGGGCTGGCGCTGGACGTGGACGGCAACCCGACCACCGATGCGGCCAAGGCGTTCGAGGGCGTCTGCCTGCCCTTCGGCGGCGTCAAGGGCTCGGTCCTGGGTACGCTGATGGACCTTTTGTCGGGCGTGTTCACGGGGGCCAATTTCGGGGGTAACGTGAAGTCGCTCTATTTCGACCACTCGGAACCGCAGAACGTCGGCCACCTGTTCCTTGCCATCCGGCCCGACCTGTTCATGGCCCTGACCGATTTCCAGGCGCGGATGGATACGTTCTATGAACGCATCAAGGCGCTGCCCCGCGCCGCTGGCGTCGATGAGATCATGCTGCCCGGCGAGCCCGAGCAGCGGCGCGAGGATCAGCGCCGCCGCGACGGCATCCCCGTCACCGACAACGTGATCGCCGATCTGACCGCCGAAGGCGCGCGGCTGGGCGTCGTCTTCCCTTCGGCGCTGGCGGCATGA
- a CDS encoding GntR family transcriptional regulator, which yields MTNLANTLVSQIAAHISADGLQPGDRLTERKLAEQFRVSRSPVRAALKQLEEAGVLVSGDRSGYRLVDAAAAEQFNAPVAEVDEDERIYLQIADDRVTGKLPERITESEFQRRYDLTKGRLAKLLRRMAQEGWIERLPGHGWEFLPVLTSLESYRDSYRFRQLIEPAALLEPRFQLNRPVLESRLAEQRWLVEGGIWTVPDAKLFELNSGMHESVIECSQNIFFIDALKRVDRLRRLIDYRQMLDRDVARERCLEHIELLHLVLMGRNEEASEFMRQHLAALGPLKSRARATG from the coding sequence ATGACCAACCTCGCCAACACCCTCGTCAGCCAGATCGCCGCGCATATCAGTGCGGACGGGTTGCAACCCGGCGACCGGCTGACCGAGCGCAAGCTGGCCGAGCAGTTCCGCGTCTCGCGCTCGCCGGTGCGGGCGGCGCTGAAGCAGCTGGAAGAGGCCGGGGTGCTGGTCTCAGGCGACCGCAGCGGCTATCGGCTGGTCGATGCCGCAGCCGCCGAGCAGTTCAACGCCCCTGTCGCGGAAGTCGATGAAGATGAAAGGATCTATCTGCAGATCGCCGACGACCGCGTCACCGGAAAACTGCCGGAGCGGATCACGGAAAGCGAGTTTCAGCGCCGATACGACCTGACCAAGGGCCGGCTGGCCAAGCTGTTGCGGCGCATGGCGCAGGAGGGGTGGATCGAGCGCCTTCCGGGTCATGGCTGGGAATTTCTGCCGGTGCTGACCTCGCTGGAATCCTATCGCGACAGCTATCGCTTCCGCCAGCTGATCGAGCCGGCGGCGCTGCTGGAACCGCGCTTCCAGCTGAACCGCCCGGTGCTGGAAAGCCGGCTGGCCGAACAACGCTGGCTGGTCGAGGGCGGGATCTGGACCGTGCCGGATGCGAAACTGTTCGAGCTGAACAGCGGCATGCACGAATCGGTCATCGAATGCAGCCAGAACATCTTCTTCATCGACGCGCTGAAGCGGGTGGACCGGCTGCGGCGCCTGATCGACTATCGCCAGATGCTGGATCGCGACGTGGCGCGCGAACGCTGCCTTGAGCATATCGAGCTGCTGCACCTGGTGTTGATGGGCCGCAACGAAGAAGCCTCGGAATTCATGCGCCAGCATCTGGCGGCGCTGGGGCCCCTGAAAAGCCGGGCAAGAGCGACTGGGTGA